In one window of Brachyhypopomus gauderio isolate BG-103 chromosome 16, BGAUD_0.2, whole genome shotgun sequence DNA:
- the LOC143478249 gene encoding uncharacterized protein LOC143478249 isoform X2: MIKEKEQRKQEKKKIPQQQSPHFYVDDRVLRFNARKPQRKGGKQEKSWLGPFTVTAIEGKSADIIDDKGVEFKKINIDLLKHYREDVPHVPHRIHSSKVQTRLSASSTVEENTALQGLSTSLIDADQDLTVQGESSTPLPAADQDLTVQGESSSPLPAADESTAQAVQSGVDIRNTSDRIHNSVQEAWSGKNCYVLLSKVGPYKIFYSDIERFCPGKELESEVINAYLTILVKEHNKCCEEEAFLVDSFAMTAIWNSKFQRIKWDPSRYKIILGVVNDHHHWFLVVIYPNERKTILLDSMGESKLKLRHCLERTRAFMRKKGMPVSRWRCETLPHPLQQDGTSCGVFALKMTLAAYVTSVGRWKHMMT; the protein is encoded by the exons ATGAtcaaagaaaaagaacaaaggaaacaagaaaaaaagaaaattccACAACAGCAGAGTCCACATTTTTATGTGGATGACAGAGTGTTGAGGTTCAATGCAAGAAAACCACAGAGAAAAGGTGGCAAACAGGAGAAATCATGGCTTGGCCCCTTCACCGTAACTGCCATTGAGGGAAAGAGTGCAGACATTATTGATGACAAGGGAGTcgaatttaaaaaaatcaatatTGATTTGCTCAAGCACTACAGAGAGGATGTGCCTCATGTGCCTCACAGAATTCACTCCTCCAAAGTGCAGACACGCCTTTCTGCTTCAAGTACAGTCGAGGAGAACACAGCACTGCAAGGACTGTCTACCTCACTGATCGATGCAGATCAAGACCTTACTGTCCAAGGAGAGTCATCAACCCCGTTGCCTGCAGCAGATCAAGATCTTACTGTCCAAGGAGAGTCATCAAGCCCGTTGCCTGCAGCTGACGAAAGCACTGCACAGGCAGTACAGTCTGGTGTTGATATTAGAAACACTTCGGACAGAATTCATAACT CTGTACAAGAAGCCTGGTCTGGGAAAAATTGCTATGTCCTGCTGTCCAAAGTAGGCCCATACAAAATATTTTACTCAGATATTGAGAGATTTTGCCCCGGAAAAGAACTGGAAAGTGAG GTAATCAACGCTTATCTCACAATTTTGGTTAAAGAACACAACAAGTGTTGTGAGGAAGAAGCATTCCTTGTGGATTCCTTTGCCATGACAGCAATTTGGAATTCCAAATTTCAGAGAATCAAG TGGGATCCATCAAGATACAAGATCATCTTGGGTGTGGTAAATGATCACCATCACTGGTTTCTGGTT GTCATCTACCCTAATGAGAGAAAGACCATTCTCCTTGACTCAATGGGTGAATCAAAACTGAAGCTGAGACATTGTTTGGAGAGAACTAG AGCCTTCATGAGAAAAAAAGGGATGCCAGTCTCAAGGTGGAGGTGCGAAACACTCCCCCATCCTCTCCAACAAGATGGCACATCATGTGGCGTTTTTGCACTGAAG ATGACATTAGCAGCCTATGTCACTTCTGTGGGGAGATGGAAGCACATGATGACTTAA
- the LOC143478249 gene encoding uncharacterized protein LOC143478249 isoform X1, with product MIKEKEQRKQEKKKIPQQQSPHFYVDDRVLRFNARKPQRKGGKQEKSWLGPFTVTAIEGKSADIIDDKGVEFKKINIDLLKHYREDVPHVPHRIHSSKVQTRLSASSTVEENTALQGLSTSLIDADQDLTVQGESSTPLPAADQDLTVQGESSSPLPAADESTAQAVQSGVDIRNTSDRIHNSVQEAWSGKNCYVLLSKVGPYKIFYSDIERFCPGKELESEVINAYLTILVKEHNKCCEEEAFLVDSFAMTAIWNSKFQRIKWDPSRYKIILGVVNDHHHWFLVVIYPNERKTILLDSMGESKLKLRHCLERTRAFMRKKGMPVSRWRCETLPHPLQQDGTSCGVFALKFAEQVLAAKPMMFAAECSSVDVLRWEMATTLLRESDDISSLCHFCGEMEAHDDLTAETLWIACDRCGRWFHTTCVKNPPLDNDYVCTACI from the exons ATGAtcaaagaaaaagaacaaaggaaacaagaaaaaaagaaaattccACAACAGCAGAGTCCACATTTTTATGTGGATGACAGAGTGTTGAGGTTCAATGCAAGAAAACCACAGAGAAAAGGTGGCAAACAGGAGAAATCATGGCTTGGCCCCTTCACCGTAACTGCCATTGAGGGAAAGAGTGCAGACATTATTGATGACAAGGGAGTcgaatttaaaaaaatcaatatTGATTTGCTCAAGCACTACAGAGAGGATGTGCCTCATGTGCCTCACAGAATTCACTCCTCCAAAGTGCAGACACGCCTTTCTGCTTCAAGTACAGTCGAGGAGAACACAGCACTGCAAGGACTGTCTACCTCACTGATCGATGCAGATCAAGACCTTACTGTCCAAGGAGAGTCATCAACCCCGTTGCCTGCAGCAGATCAAGATCTTACTGTCCAAGGAGAGTCATCAAGCCCGTTGCCTGCAGCTGACGAAAGCACTGCACAGGCAGTACAGTCTGGTGTTGATATTAGAAACACTTCGGACAGAATTCATAACT CTGTACAAGAAGCCTGGTCTGGGAAAAATTGCTATGTCCTGCTGTCCAAAGTAGGCCCATACAAAATATTTTACTCAGATATTGAGAGATTTTGCCCCGGAAAAGAACTGGAAAGTGAG GTAATCAACGCTTATCTCACAATTTTGGTTAAAGAACACAACAAGTGTTGTGAGGAAGAAGCATTCCTTGTGGATTCCTTTGCCATGACAGCAATTTGGAATTCCAAATTTCAGAGAATCAAG TGGGATCCATCAAGATACAAGATCATCTTGGGTGTGGTAAATGATCACCATCACTGGTTTCTGGTT GTCATCTACCCTAATGAGAGAAAGACCATTCTCCTTGACTCAATGGGTGAATCAAAACTGAAGCTGAGACATTGTTTGGAGAGAACTAG AGCCTTCATGAGAAAAAAAGGGATGCCAGTCTCAAGGTGGAGGTGCGAAACACTCCCCCATCCTCTCCAACAAGATGGCACATCATGTGGCGTTTTTGCACTGAAG TTTGCAGAGCAAGTATTGGCTGCAAAGCCCATGATGTTTGCAGCTGAATGCAGCTCAGTAGATGTACTGAGATGGGAAATGGCAACCACACTGCTGCGTGAGTCTG ATGACATTAGCAGCCTATGTCACTTCTGTGGGGAGATGGAAGCACATGATGACTTAACTGCAGAAACTTTGTGG ATTGCTTGTGACAGATGTGGAAGGTGGTTCCACACCACCTGTGTGAAAAATCCACCACTGGACAATGACTATGTATGCACAGCATGCATTTGA
- the LOC143478281 gene encoding uncharacterized protein LOC143478281 — MASELYYHTQAHYQSSVPTTPIIFSSAQQQQALPPQQAPPQQHRLWSQSRPMMKARHLQLVVPAKLTTEPILSQDLQLASPLSTVPVGQDSDFGAPASPPPPLMDLPPADIPALEPKMGDSMDAPLLLEAVPQAEKEPVETPLDPPPADVEKAESEVEREQEPDEVSILSSSCSVDESTMHDRQNRLAVQNVT, encoded by the exons ATGGCCA gtgAGCTGTATTACCATACTCAGGCCCACTACCAGTCTTCAGTGCCCACTACACCCATCATATTCAGTTCTGCCCAGCAGCAGCAGGCCCTGCCCCCCCAGCAGGCCCCGCCCCAGCAGCACAG ACTGTGGTCGCAGTCCAGACCGATGATGAAAGCACGCCACCTACAGCTGGTGGTTCCTGCAAAACTGACAACAGAGCCTATCCTGTCCCAGGATCTCCAACTGGCCTCACCACTGAGCACAGTGCCTGTTGGACAAGACTCCGATTTCGGAGCGCCTGCCTCCCCGCCACCTCCTCTGATGGACCTTCCTCCAGCAGACATCCCTGCTCTTGAGCCCAAGATGGGCGACAGTATGGATGCGCCACTGCTACTTGAAGCAGTGCCCCAAGCAGAGAAGGAGCCTGTTGAGACTCCTTTGGACCCACCCCCTGCTGATGTGGAGAAGGCGGAgtcagaggtggagagggaacAGGAGCCCGATGAAGTCTCCATCCTTTCCTCGAGCTGCTCTGTCGACGAGAGTACTATGCACG